In Helicoverpa armigera isolate CAAS_96S chromosome 20, ASM3070526v1, whole genome shotgun sequence, one DNA window encodes the following:
- the LOC110381021 gene encoding phosphofurin acidic cluster sorting protein 2 isoform X2, with the protein MTEKNKSEKMTNASKPVPMKLFAAWEVDRTPSNCIPRLCTLRITRLRVCGALGETGGGAASGAGAGAVILAARMHSSKRTLRSNDIAVPPLDVELDLCFSLQYPHFVKRDGNRLQIMLQRRKKYKNRTILGYKTLAEGVIRMDQVLQRSMDMELELTGVGGKVGAAAGQPVAKLTITGLASTPVDHDTKNNNTLLITERGYSDEEEEGEFSSVEEADEMTYGAPARRRAHRQLAFNKTDLSYTKLSRSRDLSFMERERKRQSYIHSKANDRDSDSELENAAAKRKGSRGKLAQRNLKQKFAALLRRFRVPEELSERGAARDTHHAQHDIDELFQELESLSCGEGEDSGPDQMDTISIGSTPKPSLRPFFSSSRSLANQEHHRHSNGDACAVVRHASVASGAELSALRERHVGTITLTESEAVRSSAGDERASDGNSDGDATIDAPVSGASVSSSPPNEIKEDKRSRLFRSATSGGNLIPGGGVTRKKNSLVVGAERPLSAHELPAQSPTTLEPRRTWAEQVSRLVGTEGAECIAVCGAGSGAAGAALHALAVPALHAPHAAPDPRPLLHALYSRAKQTSRRSCIRVAMCGGDACASAAVRAHAELAARRPHDAPSVRFYIIPIGPSVIARHLSASDGGYASLFTSESWPNICERAADGSAPDVAEMSSRIGRYLNSTGPVNNVPIGEAMVAYREKSGDEDASQTFVPFIAEVRVGCSEGGVSSLELEEGGSPPARASPPATPAPHLTAPHLAAHAPDLAPPLPMPLLARTEPLELQLDYWLVPGRQPDGTDSKVTVKASFRALHVTRQNAHLCITYLTKEKKQKIMRLGKKKEKTSEAEVGRAQTVDGVARLICSAKSSHNVPLKVYIDGTELNGVKFFQLSTQWQTHVKTFPVATCGAPLAPAES; encoded by the exons GCTATGCACACTACGGATAACCCGGCTCCGAGTATGCGGGGCGCTCGGCGAGACCGGCGGGGGCGCGGccagcggcgcgggcgccggtGCAGTGATCCTAGCAGCTCGTATGCACAGCTCTAAGCGGACGCTGCGCTCCAACGACATCGCGGTCCCACCGCTTGATGTCGAGCTCGACCTGTGCTTTTCTCTGCAGTACCCGCATTTTGTTAAGAGGGATGGTAACAG ATTGCAAATAATGCTGCAGCGCCGTAAGAAATACAAGAACCGCACGATACTGGGGTACAAGACATTGGCTGAAGGTGTTATAAGGATGGACCAG GTGCTGCAACGCTCAATGGACATGGAGCTAGAACTCACAGGAGTCGGAGGCAAGGTCGGCGCTGCTGCAGGCCAGCCGGTCGCCAAGCTCACCATCACCGGGCTAGCCTCCACCCCGGTAGACCATGACACGAAGAACAACAATACTTTGCTTATTACTG AACGCGGCTATTCAGATGAGGAAGAAGAAGGCGAGTTCAGCTCAGTTGAAGAAGCAGACGAGATGACGTACGGCGCTCCCGCCAGGCGGCGCGCGCATCGACAACTCGCTTTCAACAAAACTGACCTCTCTTATACCAAG TTGTCCCGTTCTCGCGACTTGAGCTTCATGGAGCGCGAGCGAAAGAGACAGAGCTATATACACTCTAAGGCGAACGACAGGGACAGCGACAGTGAGCTAGAGAACGCGGCCGCGAAACGCAAAGGCAGCCGTGGCAAGCTCGCG CAACGCAACTTGAAGCAGAAGTTCGCGGCGTTGCTGCGGCGGTTCCGCGTGCCTGAAGAGCTGTCGGAGCGAGGCGCCGCGAGGGACACGCATCACGCTCAACATGACATCGATGAGTTGTTCCAG GAACTAGAATCATTATCATGCGGCGAGGGCGAAGACTCAGGTCCGGATCAGATGGACACCATCAGCATCGGGTCCACTCCCAAACCCTCGCTGCGACCTTTCTTCAGCAGCTCCCGAAGCCTCGCCAACCAGGAGCATCACAGGCATTCCAACG GCGATGCATGCGCAGTGGTGCGGCACGCGAGCGTCGCGTCCGGTGCTGAGCTGAGCGCGCTGAGGGAGCGTCACGTCGGAACTATAACGCTCACAG aatCCGAAGCGGTCCGAAGTTCTGCCGGCGACGAGCGAGCGAGCGACGGCAATAGCGACGGGGACGCGACGATCGACGCGCCGGTGTCGGGTGCCTCCGTGTCCAGCTCGCCCCCTAACGAGATTAAG GAGGACAAGCGCTCCAGGCTATTCCGCAGCGCCACCAGCGGCGGGAACTTAATCCCGGGAGGTGGCGTGACGCGCAAGAAGAACTCTCTCGTGGTGGGAGCTGAAAGACCACTGTCGGCGCACGAGTTGCCTGCGCAGAGTCCTACTACCCTGGAG CCCCGTCGCACATGGGCGGAGCAAGTCTCCCGCCTGGTCGGCACGGAAGGCGCGGAGTGCATCGCGGTGTGCGGCGCGGGGTCgggggcggcgggcgcggctcTGCACGCGCTAGCCGTGCCCGCTCTGCACGCGCCGCACGCCGCGCCCGACCCGCGGCCGCTGCTGCACGCGCTATACTCCCGGGCTAAGCA GACGTCTCGTCGCTCGTGCATCCGCGTGGCGATGTGTGGCGGCGACGCGTGCGCGAGCGCGGCCGTGCGCGCGCACGCCGAGCtggccgcgcgccgcccgcacGACGCGCCCAGCGTGCGCTTCTATATCATACCCATCG GTCCAAGCGTAATAGCGCGCCATCTGTCGGCGTCGGACGGCGGTTACGCGTCGCTGTTCACGAGTGAATCGTGGCCGAATATTTGCGAGCGAGCGGCTGATGGGTCTGCCCCTGATGTCGCTGAGATGTCTTCGCGTATCGGCAG GTATCTGAACAGCACGGGTCCCGTGAACAACGTGCCGATCGGCGAGGCGATGGTCGCCTACAGAGAGAAGTCGGGCGATGAGGACGCCAGCCAGACATTTGTGCCCTTTATTGCG GAAGTCCGCGTCGGCTGTAGCGAGGGCGGAGTTTCCTCCCtcgagctagaagaaggcgggTCTCCCCCCGCACGCGCTTCACCCCCGGCGACGCCCGCGCCGCACCTCACGGCGCCGCACCTCGCCGCGCATGCGCCAGACCTCGCGCCGCCATTACCCATGCCGTTGCTAGCCAGGACCGAACCGCTTGAGTTGCAGTTGGACTATTGGCTg GTGCCAGGTCGTCAGCCGGACGGCACGGACAGTAAGGTGACTGTGAAGGCATCGTTCCGCGCGCTGCACGTGACACGGCAGAACGCGCATCTCTGCATCACCTACCTTACTAAAGAGAAGAAGCAGAAGA TAATGCGGCTGGGCAAGAAGAAGGAGAAGACTTCGGAAGCGGAGGTGGGGCGCGCGCAGACCGTGGACGGCGTCGCCCGACTCATCTGCTCCGCCAAGAGCTCGCACAACGTGCCGCTCAAAG TGTACATTGACGGCACGGAACTGAACGGCGTGAAGTTCTTCCAGCTGTCGACACAATGGCAGACACACGTGAAGACTTTCCCAGTAGCCACGTGCGGCGCCCCCCTCGCCCCCGCAGAGTCCTAG
- the LOC110381021 gene encoding phosphofurin acidic cluster sorting protein 1 isoform X3, producing the protein MTEKNKSEKMTNASKPVPMKLFAAWEVDRTPSNCIPRLCTLRITRLRVCGALGETGGGAASGAGAGAVILAARMHSSKRTLRSNDIAVPPLDVELDLCFSLQYPHFVKRDGNRLQIMLQRRKKYKNRTILGYKTLAEGVIRMDQVLQRSMDMELELTGVGGKVGAAAGQPVAKLTITGLASTPVDHDTKNNNTLLITERGYSDEEEEGEFSSVEEADEMTYGAPARRRAHRQLAFNKTDLSYTKLSRSRDLSFMERERKRQSYIHSKANDRDSDSELENAAAKRKGSRGKLAQRNLKQKFAALLRRFRVPEELSERGAARDTHHAQHDIDELFQELESLSCGEGEDSGPDQMDTISIGSTPKPSLRPFFSSSRSLANQEHHRHSNVVRHASVASGAELSALRERHVGTITLTESEAVRSSAGDERASDGNSDGDATIDAPVSGASVSSSPPNEIKVREDKRSRLFRSATSGGNLIPGGGVTRKKNSLVVGAERPLSAHELPAQSPTTLEPRRTWAEQVSRLVGTEGAECIAVCGAGSGAAGAALHALAVPALHAPHAAPDPRPLLHALYSRAKQTSRRSCIRVAMCGGDACASAAVRAHAELAARRPHDAPSVRFYIIPIGPSVIARHLSASDGGYASLFTSESWPNICERAADGSAPDVAEMSSRIGRYLNSTGPVNNVPIGEAMVAYREKSGDEDASQTFVPFIAEVRVGCSEGGVSSLELEEGGSPPARASPPATPAPHLTAPHLAAHAPDLAPPLPMPLLARTEPLELQLDYWLVPGRQPDGTDSKVTVKASFRALHVTRQNAHLCITYLTKEKKQKIMRLGKKKEKTSEAEVGRAQTVDGVARLICSAKSSHNVPLKVYIDGTELNGVKFFQLSTQWQTHVKTFPVATCGAPLAPAES; encoded by the exons GCTATGCACACTACGGATAACCCGGCTCCGAGTATGCGGGGCGCTCGGCGAGACCGGCGGGGGCGCGGccagcggcgcgggcgccggtGCAGTGATCCTAGCAGCTCGTATGCACAGCTCTAAGCGGACGCTGCGCTCCAACGACATCGCGGTCCCACCGCTTGATGTCGAGCTCGACCTGTGCTTTTCTCTGCAGTACCCGCATTTTGTTAAGAGGGATGGTAACAG ATTGCAAATAATGCTGCAGCGCCGTAAGAAATACAAGAACCGCACGATACTGGGGTACAAGACATTGGCTGAAGGTGTTATAAGGATGGACCAG GTGCTGCAACGCTCAATGGACATGGAGCTAGAACTCACAGGAGTCGGAGGCAAGGTCGGCGCTGCTGCAGGCCAGCCGGTCGCCAAGCTCACCATCACCGGGCTAGCCTCCACCCCGGTAGACCATGACACGAAGAACAACAATACTTTGCTTATTACTG AACGCGGCTATTCAGATGAGGAAGAAGAAGGCGAGTTCAGCTCAGTTGAAGAAGCAGACGAGATGACGTACGGCGCTCCCGCCAGGCGGCGCGCGCATCGACAACTCGCTTTCAACAAAACTGACCTCTCTTATACCAAG TTGTCCCGTTCTCGCGACTTGAGCTTCATGGAGCGCGAGCGAAAGAGACAGAGCTATATACACTCTAAGGCGAACGACAGGGACAGCGACAGTGAGCTAGAGAACGCGGCCGCGAAACGCAAAGGCAGCCGTGGCAAGCTCGCG CAACGCAACTTGAAGCAGAAGTTCGCGGCGTTGCTGCGGCGGTTCCGCGTGCCTGAAGAGCTGTCGGAGCGAGGCGCCGCGAGGGACACGCATCACGCTCAACATGACATCGATGAGTTGTTCCAG GAACTAGAATCATTATCATGCGGCGAGGGCGAAGACTCAGGTCCGGATCAGATGGACACCATCAGCATCGGGTCCACTCCCAAACCCTCGCTGCGACCTTTCTTCAGCAGCTCCCGAAGCCTCGCCAACCAGGAGCATCACAGGCATTCCAACG TGGTGCGGCACGCGAGCGTCGCGTCCGGTGCTGAGCTGAGCGCGCTGAGGGAGCGTCACGTCGGAACTATAACGCTCACAG aatCCGAAGCGGTCCGAAGTTCTGCCGGCGACGAGCGAGCGAGCGACGGCAATAGCGACGGGGACGCGACGATCGACGCGCCGGTGTCGGGTGCCTCCGTGTCCAGCTCGCCCCCTAACGAGATTAAGGTCAGG GAGGACAAGCGCTCCAGGCTATTCCGCAGCGCCACCAGCGGCGGGAACTTAATCCCGGGAGGTGGCGTGACGCGCAAGAAGAACTCTCTCGTGGTGGGAGCTGAAAGACCACTGTCGGCGCACGAGTTGCCTGCGCAGAGTCCTACTACCCTGGAG CCCCGTCGCACATGGGCGGAGCAAGTCTCCCGCCTGGTCGGCACGGAAGGCGCGGAGTGCATCGCGGTGTGCGGCGCGGGGTCgggggcggcgggcgcggctcTGCACGCGCTAGCCGTGCCCGCTCTGCACGCGCCGCACGCCGCGCCCGACCCGCGGCCGCTGCTGCACGCGCTATACTCCCGGGCTAAGCA GACGTCTCGTCGCTCGTGCATCCGCGTGGCGATGTGTGGCGGCGACGCGTGCGCGAGCGCGGCCGTGCGCGCGCACGCCGAGCtggccgcgcgccgcccgcacGACGCGCCCAGCGTGCGCTTCTATATCATACCCATCG GTCCAAGCGTAATAGCGCGCCATCTGTCGGCGTCGGACGGCGGTTACGCGTCGCTGTTCACGAGTGAATCGTGGCCGAATATTTGCGAGCGAGCGGCTGATGGGTCTGCCCCTGATGTCGCTGAGATGTCTTCGCGTATCGGCAG GTATCTGAACAGCACGGGTCCCGTGAACAACGTGCCGATCGGCGAGGCGATGGTCGCCTACAGAGAGAAGTCGGGCGATGAGGACGCCAGCCAGACATTTGTGCCCTTTATTGCG GAAGTCCGCGTCGGCTGTAGCGAGGGCGGAGTTTCCTCCCtcgagctagaagaaggcgggTCTCCCCCCGCACGCGCTTCACCCCCGGCGACGCCCGCGCCGCACCTCACGGCGCCGCACCTCGCCGCGCATGCGCCAGACCTCGCGCCGCCATTACCCATGCCGTTGCTAGCCAGGACCGAACCGCTTGAGTTGCAGTTGGACTATTGGCTg GTGCCAGGTCGTCAGCCGGACGGCACGGACAGTAAGGTGACTGTGAAGGCATCGTTCCGCGCGCTGCACGTGACACGGCAGAACGCGCATCTCTGCATCACCTACCTTACTAAAGAGAAGAAGCAGAAGA TAATGCGGCTGGGCAAGAAGAAGGAGAAGACTTCGGAAGCGGAGGTGGGGCGCGCGCAGACCGTGGACGGCGTCGCCCGACTCATCTGCTCCGCCAAGAGCTCGCACAACGTGCCGCTCAAAG TGTACATTGACGGCACGGAACTGAACGGCGTGAAGTTCTTCCAGCTGTCGACACAATGGCAGACACACGTGAAGACTTTCCCAGTAGCCACGTGCGGCGCCCCCCTCGCCCCCGCAGAGTCCTAG
- the LOC110381021 gene encoding phosphofurin acidic cluster sorting protein 1 isoform X7: MTEKNKSEKMTNASKPVPMKLFAAWEVDRTPSNCIPRLCTLRITRLRVCGALGETGGGAASGAGAGAVILAARMHSSKRTLRSNDIAVPPLDVELDLCFSLQYPHFVKRDGNRLQIMLQRRKKYKNRTILGYKTLAEGVIRMDQVLQRSMDMELELTGVGGKVGAAAGQPVAKLTITGLASTPVDHDTKNNNTLLITERGYSDEEEEGEFSSVEEADEMTYGAPARRRAHRQLAFNKTDLSYTKQRNLKQKFAALLRRFRVPEELSERGAARDTHHAQHDIDELFQELESLSCGEGEDSGPDQMDTISIGSTPKPSLRPFFSSSRSLANQEHHRHSNGDACAVVRHASVASGAELSALRERHVGTITLTESEAVRSSAGDERASDGNSDGDATIDAPVSGASVSSSPPNEIKVREDKRSRLFRSATSGGNLIPGGGVTRKKNSLVVGAERPLSAHELPAQSPTTLEPRRTWAEQVSRLVGTEGAECIAVCGAGSGAAGAALHALAVPALHAPHAAPDPRPLLHALYSRAKQTSRRSCIRVAMCGGDACASAAVRAHAELAARRPHDAPSVRFYIIPIGPSVIARHLSASDGGYASLFTSESWPNICERAADGSAPDVAEMSSRIGRYLNSTGPVNNVPIGEAMVAYREKSGDEDASQTFVPFIAEVRVGCSEGGVSSLELEEGGSPPARASPPATPAPHLTAPHLAAHAPDLAPPLPMPLLARTEPLELQLDYWLVPGRQPDGTDSKVTVKASFRALHVTRQNAHLCITYLTKEKKQKIMRLGKKKEKTSEAEVGRAQTVDGVARLICSAKSSHNVPLKVYIDGTELNGVKFFQLSTQWQTHVKTFPVATCGAPLAPAES; the protein is encoded by the exons GCTATGCACACTACGGATAACCCGGCTCCGAGTATGCGGGGCGCTCGGCGAGACCGGCGGGGGCGCGGccagcggcgcgggcgccggtGCAGTGATCCTAGCAGCTCGTATGCACAGCTCTAAGCGGACGCTGCGCTCCAACGACATCGCGGTCCCACCGCTTGATGTCGAGCTCGACCTGTGCTTTTCTCTGCAGTACCCGCATTTTGTTAAGAGGGATGGTAACAG ATTGCAAATAATGCTGCAGCGCCGTAAGAAATACAAGAACCGCACGATACTGGGGTACAAGACATTGGCTGAAGGTGTTATAAGGATGGACCAG GTGCTGCAACGCTCAATGGACATGGAGCTAGAACTCACAGGAGTCGGAGGCAAGGTCGGCGCTGCTGCAGGCCAGCCGGTCGCCAAGCTCACCATCACCGGGCTAGCCTCCACCCCGGTAGACCATGACACGAAGAACAACAATACTTTGCTTATTACTG AACGCGGCTATTCAGATGAGGAAGAAGAAGGCGAGTTCAGCTCAGTTGAAGAAGCAGACGAGATGACGTACGGCGCTCCCGCCAGGCGGCGCGCGCATCGACAACTCGCTTTCAACAAAACTGACCTCTCTTATACCAAG CAACGCAACTTGAAGCAGAAGTTCGCGGCGTTGCTGCGGCGGTTCCGCGTGCCTGAAGAGCTGTCGGAGCGAGGCGCCGCGAGGGACACGCATCACGCTCAACATGACATCGATGAGTTGTTCCAG GAACTAGAATCATTATCATGCGGCGAGGGCGAAGACTCAGGTCCGGATCAGATGGACACCATCAGCATCGGGTCCACTCCCAAACCCTCGCTGCGACCTTTCTTCAGCAGCTCCCGAAGCCTCGCCAACCAGGAGCATCACAGGCATTCCAACG GCGATGCATGCGCAGTGGTGCGGCACGCGAGCGTCGCGTCCGGTGCTGAGCTGAGCGCGCTGAGGGAGCGTCACGTCGGAACTATAACGCTCACAG aatCCGAAGCGGTCCGAAGTTCTGCCGGCGACGAGCGAGCGAGCGACGGCAATAGCGACGGGGACGCGACGATCGACGCGCCGGTGTCGGGTGCCTCCGTGTCCAGCTCGCCCCCTAACGAGATTAAGGTCAGG GAGGACAAGCGCTCCAGGCTATTCCGCAGCGCCACCAGCGGCGGGAACTTAATCCCGGGAGGTGGCGTGACGCGCAAGAAGAACTCTCTCGTGGTGGGAGCTGAAAGACCACTGTCGGCGCACGAGTTGCCTGCGCAGAGTCCTACTACCCTGGAG CCCCGTCGCACATGGGCGGAGCAAGTCTCCCGCCTGGTCGGCACGGAAGGCGCGGAGTGCATCGCGGTGTGCGGCGCGGGGTCgggggcggcgggcgcggctcTGCACGCGCTAGCCGTGCCCGCTCTGCACGCGCCGCACGCCGCGCCCGACCCGCGGCCGCTGCTGCACGCGCTATACTCCCGGGCTAAGCA GACGTCTCGTCGCTCGTGCATCCGCGTGGCGATGTGTGGCGGCGACGCGTGCGCGAGCGCGGCCGTGCGCGCGCACGCCGAGCtggccgcgcgccgcccgcacGACGCGCCCAGCGTGCGCTTCTATATCATACCCATCG GTCCAAGCGTAATAGCGCGCCATCTGTCGGCGTCGGACGGCGGTTACGCGTCGCTGTTCACGAGTGAATCGTGGCCGAATATTTGCGAGCGAGCGGCTGATGGGTCTGCCCCTGATGTCGCTGAGATGTCTTCGCGTATCGGCAG GTATCTGAACAGCACGGGTCCCGTGAACAACGTGCCGATCGGCGAGGCGATGGTCGCCTACAGAGAGAAGTCGGGCGATGAGGACGCCAGCCAGACATTTGTGCCCTTTATTGCG GAAGTCCGCGTCGGCTGTAGCGAGGGCGGAGTTTCCTCCCtcgagctagaagaaggcgggTCTCCCCCCGCACGCGCTTCACCCCCGGCGACGCCCGCGCCGCACCTCACGGCGCCGCACCTCGCCGCGCATGCGCCAGACCTCGCGCCGCCATTACCCATGCCGTTGCTAGCCAGGACCGAACCGCTTGAGTTGCAGTTGGACTATTGGCTg GTGCCAGGTCGTCAGCCGGACGGCACGGACAGTAAGGTGACTGTGAAGGCATCGTTCCGCGCGCTGCACGTGACACGGCAGAACGCGCATCTCTGCATCACCTACCTTACTAAAGAGAAGAAGCAGAAGA TAATGCGGCTGGGCAAGAAGAAGGAGAAGACTTCGGAAGCGGAGGTGGGGCGCGCGCAGACCGTGGACGGCGTCGCCCGACTCATCTGCTCCGCCAAGAGCTCGCACAACGTGCCGCTCAAAG TGTACATTGACGGCACGGAACTGAACGGCGTGAAGTTCTTCCAGCTGTCGACACAATGGCAGACACACGTGAAGACTTTCCCAGTAGCCACGTGCGGCGCCCCCCTCGCCCCCGCAGAGTCCTAG